GGGTGCAAAAGGTATACATGCATTTCTATTTGcaattttatttagtttccttCTTAGAATTACAAGGAATGTGCATCTGTACCGGACTTAGGTGAGTCTTTTGTCCTGTTTGTGCTTGAATCTATTAATGGCATCCACAAGATTTTGATTCGACCGCAGATGAGGAATCTTAACATGATattgaataaatataaaaaagaaattattgacAGTATTCCATTGTAAGATTAGTTTTCATTTACTTAACACAACATAGAGGAAAAGGATAGGAATAAAAAACCACACGTCTTGCGTAAAGCAAGTGCTGCCTCTTTCCGAAAGGCCACATCTTTGTAGTATTATCGTTCATTTGTTGACTTTCTGTATTTTTGTTATCTCTCAATGATGGAATATTTGTTGGATTGATTCTCATAGTTTGTGAcaaatcaattttttatttctttgtttggttACGGTTACACTTCATGCTTTAGTGTAATAATCTTGAAATCAAATAACTCTTGTAATGCAGGGAAAGTAACGAGTTTGGTTGCCAAGAAGAACCTTATGTTAGCAAACCGAATTGAGGAAGCAATAAAGAAGAATGAAAGCTTAGAATCTCTCAGCGTAGATAGTGTCAAGAGGGACATTGCCCGCTCGCGAATTACTCCACAGAATGGAAAATTGGTAAGAGTCTCAAATCAGAAAAACAAGAGCAGGCCAGCATTTGCACCTGCAAAATCTGCAAAACCATCTTTTCAGTCATCGAAATCGGTAAAGCCTTCCAGAGCAAGCAGCTCCAAAAGAGCTCCTTCCAATGCAAGCAACTCAAGAAAAGCTCCTTCCGATGCAAGCAGCTCAAGAAAAGCATCTTTTAGTGAGAAGAGGCAAACAGAAGGCAGAAGATCCAGTACAGTTAAATCAACGCCCTCGAAGTTAAGTGTTGTTGGGTTTAGGGGTCGAGCTTCTTGGTCTAATAAGAAAGAATCGTTCGCGTCTGGCTGATTGTAGTCAAAACTTTAGGGTATAAAATGTTTTGTAATACTTAAATCTTGAATGTTCTTTGCTAAAGAAACTGTTGGCAGTCTTGCCGTGGTGCTCGAGTCTTGACTCTACCTTTTCATTTCTGTGTTAAATATTGAATTGTATTACAAGTTGTCATGTAATACCATCGATATCATAAGATGATTTAAACTTGTGAAAACAGGCACTAATTTGAacgaaaaggaaagaaaaacttGTGAAAAGAGGCATTGACTACAAGAAATTCCGGTGGCACGATCAGTAACTTGAAACCGAGTTGGACGCTGGCACTTTGTTCTTGTTTACTTCCAGGTTAAACGAGGAGTCTTGTCAGGCTTGACGATGTTCCCCTCAGCATCGTAGATTATGACACCCGAAAAATCTGGTAGCTGGCACTTTCCACCCATGAGTATGTTCTTCTGCCAGACCGGGTCCTCTTCCTGCTCATCACTATCCATACTTGCATCATAGTTTCCAGGCTGAATGTGTTGGATAACAGGATCATCGTCAAAAAATTCGGTGCAAGCGATCCAGCGGCGTCGCCAGCTACGCGAATGAGAAGCACACATGAGCAATGCCATGGCACAAAATGCGAGGGTGATCGCGGCCAGGGCGAGTTGAAATGTGGTCGGTAGAGAGTGTGTCAAAAGAAGGTTGCGAGCCATGATGGAGTTGAAGATGGAGTTTGGGTATGGCTTGCTATTGTCTCACAGTTTTATATAGTTTGGAAATTGGGCAACGGGAGAGGAGCAGAGTAGTTGGAAATTGGAGGATTTGTTAGGGTTTATATGTTGTGTGGTTTTGGTATTCTTTTGACCTCCACTCTTGACATTTTTGGTGAGTTTAGGTAACAAACTCAGATATTAAAAGCTTTCAAGAAATCTAAAGAAACTCTCTGAAAGTGAGACTCTTTTCCGTCATTTCGTGTTTTTTGCACAATGTTTGGCATGAGAATTGTGCTAAAAACATGAGGTAGTGGATAATTCATAGAGTCGAGAATTCATAGAGAATCTTACTTTTaaaagagtctccttagcatatatatatttttttattttacaaatttctctTACAAACCTTTGtgcattaaagaaaaatattagaaacATAGTCACAGTATAAAATAGTCGCAAATGATTCATATTATTGGTCCATTAATATAATAAAGGGAAATGctaacaaaattttcatttggacCTTCTTGTTTTAACTCTCGACTCTCTTTTCtattttgaaactttttttaAATAATCTGACTCATCTATTTTTAGGATCTTTGAAAATCATCTCTGAAAaactttaaattaaaataagtttGGAGTTGTTCGGtcatctaatttttttatagaacgATCGTAAAGGGGGTGCGCAACCTAGAAAGATGGCCGTATCTCTTTGATGAATGTGGTATCGAGAGGTGAGCTTAGGGGGTGTTTTGTTtcattcggtttggtttggttttggtttgattttttttttcggtttggttttgtttggtttggtttcggtacggttttggtttttttattttataaaacttgatttatttatttatttatttttaatattgaatTTAGAAAAGAGGCTTTGCATTGGTGGACTAATAGTAAGAAAATGGAGAAAGTGGGAAGGTAGTTGTACATATTGAAATTCATGTAAAACGACCATATTCTATCAACAACCtcaattgcaaagaaaaatgattactGTATCCattcaaaaagcaaacaaataaagaaGCTCTTCCAAGTTTTAAAGCTTTCCAAAACTATCCTCTATAACCAATGAAATATCCTCCCTTATTGAACTAAGTATGCTCTTGGCTTAGTTTCAAACTTGGcaacaaagtttcacaaaagaaaTATTATGGGCATACATCCATAAAGTGTAAAGggatttggtttggttcggtttccaAACCTCCAAAACTGAAAAGTTCTGTCAGATTCGGTTCGGTGTTCGAtccttttttttctgttttcgattttttgaacCCCACCCCTAGGTGAGCTAATTCGACTTAGTGCATGAAATAGTCCAATCTAAAGCAATTATTTGTAACATGCAAATCATCTATCAGTAAGTtttgggtggtgctatccacaaaTCCATTTTACTTCCCATACgccccttattaatttttgtcatttgattttctgtaattcattcgatccaacAATCAAAAATTGAGAGGgattgtgagaagtaaaaaagggtgtgtggatagcacactccTAAGTTTACTTTAAAAATTTTCCCTTCAGAGTACATATAT
This genomic stretch from Pyrus communis chromosome 2, drPyrComm1.1, whole genome shotgun sequence harbors:
- the LOC137725063 gene encoding uncharacterized protein: MALLMCASHSRSWRRRWIACTEFFDDDPVIQHIQPGNYDASMDSDEQEEDPVWQKNILMGGKCQLPDFSGVIIYDAEGNIVKPDKTPRLTWK